The following are encoded in a window of Bacteroidales bacterium genomic DNA:
- the gyrA gene encoding DNA gyrase subunit A, which translates to MSEEFNRTGEKIVKVNIENQMKSAYIDYSMSVIVSRALPDVRDGLKPVHRRVLYGMLDLGLLANRPYKKSARIVGEVLGKYHPHGDTSVYDAMVRMAQDWSLRYPLVDGQGNFGSIDGDSPAAMRYTEAKLKKIAEELLSDINKETVDFKLNFDDTLYEPVVLPTRIPNLLINGASGIAVGMATNMPPHNLTEVVNGTIALIENPEITIAELMKIIKGPDFPTGGVIYGYDGVREAYETGRGRVVVRGEAKIEEDKNGRETIIVTSIPYQVNKAEMIRKTADLVEERRIEGISDIRDESDRQGMRIVYELKRDAVSNVVLNKLYQYTALQSSFSVNNVALVKGRPMTLNLKQIIVYFVEHRHEVVVRRTRFELQEAEKRAHVLEGLLIALDHLDEVIALIRGSRTPDEAKNGLMGQFGLSEIQAKAILDMRLQRLTGLERDKIKEEFEEIMKQIEYLKSILADEGLRMEIIKNELIEIRDKYGDEPKTDIVYTAKDFRIEDTIADESMVVNISHLGYIKRTSLMEYRVQNRGGRGAKGSEMRNEDFVEHLFVATAHNYILFFTEKGKCYWLRVFEIPEGTKNSKGRALQNLINIEPGDKVKAFINVKNLKDEDYINNNFIILCTKRGIIKKTSLEAYSRPRVNGINAITIRENDELIEARLTNGQNEILLASKAGRAIRFNEQTVRPMGRNASGVKGITLLSADDEVIGMICIENGRYDILVVSANGYGKRSKIDDYRITGRGGKGVKTINITDKTGKLIAIKDVFDDNDLMIISRSGLLIRLPVASLPVIGRATQGVRLINLKGVDSIAAVTKVDKEEDEKVDDEIIENLNETENIADDLQTDINIQNE; encoded by the coding sequence ATGAGTGAAGAATTCAACCGAACAGGTGAAAAAATTGTAAAGGTCAATATTGAGAACCAGATGAAATCAGCCTACATTGATTATTCAATGTCGGTGATTGTGTCACGTGCCCTTCCCGATGTACGGGATGGCTTAAAACCCGTTCACAGAAGGGTATTATATGGAATGCTGGATTTGGGATTGCTCGCAAACCGGCCTTATAAAAAATCCGCAAGAATAGTAGGGGAGGTGCTCGGAAAGTATCATCCACACGGTGATACCTCTGTTTATGATGCGATGGTGCGTATGGCCCAGGATTGGTCACTGCGCTATCCACTGGTTGACGGGCAGGGTAATTTTGGTTCGATTGATGGCGATAGCCCTGCAGCAATGCGGTATACCGAGGCCAAGCTCAAAAAGATAGCTGAAGAGCTTTTATCTGATATCAACAAAGAAACTGTTGATTTTAAGCTCAATTTTGATGATACGCTTTACGAACCGGTTGTTTTGCCAACCCGTATCCCGAACCTGCTAATAAATGGAGCCTCCGGTATTGCTGTCGGTATGGCAACCAATATGCCACCACATAACCTAACGGAAGTTGTAAATGGAACAATCGCATTGATTGAAAATCCGGAAATCACCATCGCAGAACTCATGAAAATTATCAAAGGTCCTGATTTCCCGACCGGTGGTGTTATTTATGGCTACGATGGCGTGAGAGAGGCTTATGAAACAGGCAGGGGTAGGGTAGTGGTTCGTGGTGAAGCGAAGATTGAAGAGGACAAGAACGGGCGTGAAACAATTATTGTTACCTCGATCCCATACCAGGTTAACAAGGCTGAGATGATCCGCAAAACCGCAGATCTTGTCGAAGAAAGAAGAATTGAAGGAATTTCTGATATTCGTGATGAATCGGACCGACAGGGAATGCGCATAGTTTATGAACTCAAACGGGATGCCGTTTCTAACGTGGTTTTAAACAAGCTTTACCAATATACTGCGCTGCAATCGTCATTTAGCGTGAACAATGTTGCATTGGTCAAAGGAAGGCCAATGACTCTCAATCTCAAGCAAATAATTGTCTATTTTGTTGAGCATCGCCACGAAGTTGTTGTTAGGCGAACACGTTTTGAGTTACAGGAAGCAGAGAAACGCGCTCATGTGCTGGAAGGTTTGTTAATAGCGCTTGACCATCTTGATGAAGTTATCGCTTTAATTCGTGGCTCAAGGACTCCTGATGAAGCTAAAAATGGCTTGATGGGGCAGTTCGGGCTTTCGGAAATTCAGGCGAAAGCAATACTTGACATGAGGTTGCAAAGGCTTACCGGGCTTGAAAGGGATAAAATAAAAGAAGAATTTGAGGAGATAATGAAACAGATCGAGTACCTGAAAAGCATACTTGCTGATGAGGGGCTTCGAATGGAAATCATTAAAAACGAATTAATTGAGATTCGTGACAAATATGGTGATGAACCAAAAACTGATATTGTTTACACTGCTAAAGATTTTAGAATAGAAGATACCATTGCCGATGAAAGCATGGTTGTTAACATTTCGCATCTTGGCTATATTAAGAGGACTTCGCTGATGGAGTACCGGGTACAAAATAGGGGAGGACGTGGAGCCAAAGGCAGTGAAATGAGAAACGAGGATTTTGTAGAACATTTATTTGTTGCAACTGCCCATAATTACATTTTATTTTTTACTGAAAAGGGTAAATGCTACTGGCTTAGGGTTTTTGAAATTCCGGAAGGAACAAAAAATTCAAAAGGCAGGGCGCTGCAAAATCTGATCAATATTGAGCCGGGTGACAAAGTGAAGGCTTTCATTAATGTAAAGAATCTGAAAGATGAAGATTACATTAATAATAATTTTATAATCCTCTGCACCAAGAGGGGCATTATTAAGAAAACCTCATTAGAAGCTTACTCGCGCCCAAGGGTGAATGGTATTAATGCCATTACAATCAGGGAAAACGACGAGTTGATAGAAGCACGACTTACCAATGGGCAAAATGAGATACTTTTGGCTTCTAAAGCGGGTCGGGCAATTCGCTTCAATGAGCAAACCGTTCGGCCTATGGGTCGTAATGCCAGTGGAGTGAAAGGAATTACCCTTTTGTCTGCAGATGATGAAGTGATTGGCATGATTTGTATCGAAAACGGCAGGTATGATATCCTGGTAGTTTCAGCCAATGGTTATGGTAAGCGATCCAAGATAGATGACTACCGGATAACCGGCCGTGGAGGAAAAGGAGTGAAGACTATAAACATCACAGATAAAACTGGCAAGCTTATTGCTATTAAGGATGTTTTTGATGACAACGACCTGATGATCATAAGCCGCTCAGGATTACTCATAAGGCTACCGGTAGCATCACTGCCGGTAATCGGAAGGGCAACACAAGGAGTAAGGCTTATCAATCTGAAGGGAGTGGACAGCATCGCTGCAGTTACTAAAGTAGATAAAGAAGAGGATGAAAAAGTAGATGATGAAATCATTGAGAATCTGAATGAAACTGAAAATATAGCTGATGACTTGCAAACTGATATTAATATCCAAAACGAGTAA
- a CDS encoding SRPBCC family protein — protein MIITYAGPELGTGASYSWTSDDPAAGNGKLTIIESIPYSLIKTEIDFMERGTANAEYRFHAEEGGTMMTWSMKSDMGNNPIGRYMGLFMDKWLGNDFEKGMAKL, from the coding sequence ATGATTATTACTTATGCAGGCCCGGAATTGGGTACAGGTGCATCATATTCCTGGACCAGTGATGATCCTGCTGCAGGAAATGGGAAACTTACTATTATTGAAAGTATTCCTTACAGCCTGATAAAGACCGAAATTGATTTCATGGAACGTGGCACTGCCAATGCAGAATACAGGTTTCATGCTGAAGAAGGCGGAACTATGATGACCTGGTCAATGAAAAGCGATATGGGAAATAATCCTATTGGCCGCTATATGGGATTGTTTATGGACAAATGGTTGGGCAATGATTTTGAAAAAGGAATGGCGAAACTCTAG
- a CDS encoding acyloxyacyl hydrolase, with amino-acid sequence MTQTTIVRSIIFSFLFLINLTGFSQRNPAQYPPFLADSYFSINIGRINYPFSNQHLEPGFQAESVSVPHTGVRLMLYGRHFNDYLAMQISYMRPVLWVVYRNVNGAQTRHSVWMNVAGLTLKPQLPINKSLIMSGEFGLSIITRHGFRINQETIVKDANYASLLIGTGMKYHLNRSWDLTLHGVYSPPNRKVKQPHTVFISPGFQYNMRPLTADKVLANSNTGYIWPINQVTLGFTTNAAGYGVNAFFAEGAIPVFWGGDLHVERGISASYQRNVFHGRKIFSLDFGASLSYWETESAHTSFFTLAVYPVLRFTLLRTKPADLFFFYSVAGPTYISKSLVDGIDTGTRFTFHDYLGIGSFAGPSRKLSAEFKIGHYSNGNLFPQNAGVKVPLTFAVGYNF; translated from the coding sequence ATGACTCAGACCACTATTGTGCGATCCATTATTTTTAGTTTCCTGTTCTTAATAAACCTGACGGGCTTTTCACAAAGAAACCCTGCTCAATACCCACCTTTTCTGGCTGATTCATATTTCAGCATTAATATCGGTCGTATCAACTATCCTTTTTCGAACCAGCATTTGGAGCCTGGCTTCCAGGCTGAGTCAGTATCTGTGCCGCATACAGGGGTGAGGCTAATGCTGTATGGAAGGCATTTCAACGACTATCTGGCAATGCAGATCAGTTATATGCGGCCTGTACTCTGGGTAGTGTACCGCAATGTAAATGGTGCACAAACAAGACATTCGGTATGGATGAACGTTGCCGGACTAACGCTTAAGCCACAACTTCCTATTAATAAAAGCCTAATAATGTCCGGAGAATTTGGCCTCTCAATCATTACACGGCATGGCTTCCGGATAAACCAGGAAACTATTGTGAAAGATGCAAATTATGCCTCTTTATTGATAGGGACAGGTATGAAATATCATCTTAACAGAAGCTGGGATTTAACGCTTCATGGAGTTTACTCGCCGCCCAACCGAAAAGTGAAGCAACCTCATACTGTTTTTATTTCGCCGGGTTTCCAATATAATATGCGACCACTAACCGCCGATAAGGTACTGGCGAACTCAAATACCGGATATATTTGGCCAATAAATCAGGTAACACTCGGTTTTACTACTAATGCTGCGGGTTATGGTGTCAATGCTTTTTTTGCCGAAGGAGCCATTCCTGTTTTTTGGGGTGGCGACCTTCATGTGGAGAGGGGCATTTCAGCCAGCTACCAGCGAAATGTTTTTCATGGCCGCAAAATATTCTCACTCGACTTTGGAGCAAGTCTTTCATATTGGGAAACCGAAAGTGCTCATACCAGTTTCTTCACACTGGCAGTTTATCCTGTTCTAAGATTCACCTTATTGCGAACCAAGCCAGCCGATCTCTTTTTCTTTTACTCGGTTGCTGGACCAACATATATATCTAAGTCACTGGTTGATGGGATTGACACCGGCACACGATTTACATTTCATGACTATTTAGGAATAGGAAGCTTTGCCGGCCCTTCACGTAAATTGAGCGCGGAATTTAAAATCGGCCATTATTCAAATGGCAATTTATTCCCGCAAAATGCCGGGGTAAAGGTTCCTCTGACGTTTGCAGTTGGTTATAATTTCTAA
- a CDS encoding DMT family transporter, producing MSGGNRLASNKKAYFFALVSVLFWSTAGSAFKLTLFYLHPHQLLFLASFFSFLALFILYAFTNKFKINELAQPIHLARSAFLGFLNPFLYYVVLFRAYSLLPAQEAVALNYLWPVALVLLSIPLLKQKLSWISLLAILISFSGTIVIAMRGDFSSFVLSDPLGVSLAVGSSLVWALYWIFNMKDTREALGKLVLNFTFGTLYITILIVFTSPTLSFEWQGFAGAGYIGLFEMGFTFFFWLLALKYSDTTARISNLIFLSPFLSLIFIRIIVKETIMLSTVIGLVLIITGVLMQHYFSEKVAVQKS from the coding sequence ATGAGTGGCGGTAATAGGCTGGCCTCCAACAAAAAGGCTTATTTTTTCGCGTTGGTATCCGTGCTTTTTTGGTCTACGGCAGGATCCGCATTTAAGCTCACCCTTTTTTACCTTCATCCACATCAACTTTTATTTCTGGCAAGTTTCTTCTCATTCCTTGCACTGTTTATACTTTACGCTTTCACTAATAAGTTTAAGATTAATGAGTTGGCACAACCCATCCACCTGGCCAGGTCTGCTTTTCTGGGTTTCTTAAATCCATTTTTATATTATGTTGTCCTGTTTCGTGCGTATTCCTTACTTCCTGCGCAGGAAGCCGTTGCACTGAATTATTTGTGGCCGGTAGCACTTGTTTTGCTGTCCATTCCGTTGCTAAAACAAAAACTTAGCTGGATATCACTTCTTGCGATCCTGATTAGTTTTTCCGGAACTATTGTGATTGCAATGCGTGGTGATTTTTCAAGCTTTGTTTTATCTGACCCGTTAGGCGTTTCTCTCGCTGTTGGAAGTTCTCTGGTGTGGGCTTTATACTGGATTTTTAACATGAAGGATACGCGTGAAGCACTAGGCAAACTGGTGTTGAACTTTACCTTTGGTACGCTTTATATTACGATCCTGATTGTATTTACCTCCCCTACCCTATCGTTTGAATGGCAAGGTTTTGCCGGAGCCGGCTATATTGGGCTTTTTGAAATGGGTTTTACTTTTTTCTTCTGGTTATTGGCTTTAAAATATTCTGATACCACTGCCCGAATCTCAAATCTTATATTCCTGTCACCCTTTTTGTCGCTCATTTTTATACGGATTATTGTGAAAGAAACGATTATGCTTTCAACTGTTATTGGTCTGGTCCTCATTATCACCGGGGTGCTGATGCAGCATTACTTTTCAGAGAAAGTGGCCGTGCAAAAAAGCTAA
- the mtaB gene encoding tRNA (N(6)-L-threonylcarbamoyladenosine(37)-C(2))-methylthiotransferase MtaB, which produces MNKKRVAFHTLGCKLNFAETSGLSRELQDECDVVDFSEPADYYVVQSCAVTATAEKKCRSAIRQAHKRNPGASIIVTGCMSQLRAEQLAGMEGVSLVLGNAEKFQLKEIIQEQSVEPSDKIRTSNILKDKTFHPSYSGSDRTRTFVKIQDGCDYFCSFCTIPFARGRSRSNSIAETINFIKTALREQAREIVLTGVNIGDFGKLNDESLFGLLKEIENLKPEVRFRLSSIEPDLLTKQLIEFVADSKWLLPHFHIPLQSGSDTVLKRMNRRYLSDIFVSKLNLIKAKLPFACIAADVIVGFPGETEEEFHETFSLIEGLPLSYLHVFPYSERPGTKAKMMDDKVRPEIIHERVGSLIRLSETKKLDFLNSNIGRVEEVLFEAENSSGNIGGFTNNYIRVSAPFQHEFINSVKKTRLTSFDKDGIFAFEPI; this is translated from the coding sequence ATGAACAAGAAACGTGTCGCATTTCATACACTGGGATGTAAGCTTAACTTCGCTGAAACATCCGGTTTATCGCGTGAACTTCAGGACGAATGCGATGTAGTAGATTTTTCTGAGCCTGCAGACTATTACGTGGTACAGAGCTGTGCAGTAACTGCAACTGCCGAGAAAAAATGCCGGTCAGCAATCCGTCAGGCACATAAAAGGAACCCGGGAGCTTCAATTATTGTTACAGGTTGCATGTCGCAATTGCGGGCCGAACAATTGGCCGGAATGGAGGGTGTAAGTCTGGTTTTAGGAAATGCTGAAAAGTTTCAGTTGAAAGAAATTATTCAGGAACAATCAGTTGAACCATCGGACAAGATAAGAACATCCAACATCCTTAAAGACAAAACATTTCATCCGTCTTATTCAGGTTCTGACCGGACAAGAACTTTTGTGAAGATACAGGATGGCTGTGATTATTTTTGTTCTTTTTGTACAATCCCGTTTGCCCGTGGCAGGAGCCGGAGTAACAGTATTGCAGAGACAATCAACTTTATTAAAACAGCCTTGCGTGAACAAGCACGGGAAATTGTACTTACAGGTGTGAACATCGGAGACTTCGGTAAATTGAACGATGAATCATTGTTTGGGCTTCTAAAAGAAATTGAGAACCTTAAACCAGAAGTACGTTTCAGGCTTTCTTCCATTGAACCAGATCTGCTCACCAAACAGTTGATCGAATTTGTCGCAGACTCTAAATGGCTTTTGCCACATTTTCATATTCCGCTTCAATCAGGTTCAGACACGGTGCTTAAAAGAATGAACAGGCGGTATCTTTCTGATATTTTTGTCAGCAAGCTAAACCTGATCAAGGCAAAGCTTCCGTTTGCCTGCATTGCTGCTGATGTAATTGTAGGTTTCCCTGGCGAAACGGAAGAAGAATTCCATGAAACCTTTTCACTTATTGAAGGCTTGCCCCTCTCCTACTTGCATGTTTTTCCATATTCGGAGCGACCCGGAACCAAGGCAAAGATGATGGATGACAAAGTCAGGCCAGAAATAATTCACGAGCGTGTGGGCAGTCTGATCCGACTTTCTGAAACCAAAAAGCTTGATTTTTTGAATTCCAATATTGGCAGGGTCGAAGAAGTACTTTTTGAAGCGGAAAATTCAAGTGGCAATATTGGCGGTTTTACAAATAATTACATCAGGGTGAGCGCTCCATTTCAGCATGAATTTATTAATAGTGTGAAAAAAACCCGGCTTACTTCCTTTGATAAAGATGGAATATTTGCGTTCGAACCGATATGA